CGGCACACCGCACCCCACCAGGCCGGTGACCGGAGCGCCCGGGGCCGGGTGCGCGTCCGCGACCGGTCCGCCCGCGGGGTAGTCTCCCCGGCATGCTGCGCATCCCCGGCCGCTCCCCCCACGCTCCCGACGACGATGTGGTGATCGCGCCGCTGGACCTGGCCGCACACGTCGACGACGCGCTCGCCGTGCAGGCCCACGCCTTCGGGCTCAGCGACGACGAGATCAGCGTCCGCCGGCAGATCGTGCTCCGGCACATCACCTACCCCGGCGCCCGCTCCCTCGGCGCCACCCGCACCGACGGCCGCCTGGTGGGCTTCGTCTACGGCATGCCGAACGACCGCGCGCACTGGTGGTCCACCGTCGTCGCCCCCTACCTGCGCAGCGAGGGCCAGGACGGCTGGCTCGACAACTCCTTCGTCATCACCGAGCTGCACGTGCTGCCCGCCTACCAGAACCGCGGCATCGGCCGCGCCCTGATCACCACCCTCACGGACAGCGCCGAGCAGCCACGCTCGATCCTCTCCGCCATCGACACCGAGAGCCCGGCCCGCGGGCTGTACCGCTCGCTCGGCTACGTCGACCTGGCCCGGCGGGTGCACTTCCCCAGTGCCCCGAGGCCGTACGCGGTGATGGGCGCGCCCCTGCCGCTGTGCCGGTAACGGGCCCGGTGGGGGAGTGCGGCGTACCGCGCCGGGCGGGTGCCCGTGGCGGTGGCCGGTGGCGGCGGAGGCCCGCCGGGCGTCCGACCGGGACCCTGGTGGGCGATTTCGCCATGGATTTCCGCTGCCCCAGGCCGCCCGGCTAACCTCTCGCCCATCACCCATTCGTAGCAGGAGATCACCATGGCCCAGGTCCAGCGCATGTCCCGGTTGATGATCAAGACACTGCGCGACGACCCGGCGGACGCCGAGACGCTCAACCACAAGCTGCTGGTCCGCGCCGGCTACGTCCGCCGCACCTCGGCGGGCATCTGGTCCTGGCTTCCGCTCGGCATGACGGTCCTGGAGAACATCTCGCGGATCGTCCGCGAGGAGATGGACGCGATCGGCGCCCAGGAGGTCCTGCTGCCGGCCCTGCTCCCCAAGGAGCCCTACGAGGCCACGGGCCGCTGGGAGGAGTACGGCGACCTGCTCTTCCGCCTCAAGGACCGCAGGGGCGGCGACTACCTCCTCGGGCCCACCCACGAGGAGATCTTCACCCAGATCGTCAAGGACCAGTGCACGTCCTACAAGGACCTGCCGGTGATGATCTACCAGGTGCAGACGAAGTACCGGGACGAGGCCCGGCCCCGCTCCGGCGTGCTGCGCGGCCGCGAGTTCCTGATGAAGGACTCCTACTCCTTCGACACCACCGACGAGGGCCTCGCCGAGTCGTACGCGCTGCACCGCGCCGCGTACCGCAAGATCTTCGACCGGCTCGGCTTCGACTACCGCATCGTCTCCGCGGTCTCCGGCGCGATGGGCGGCTCCGCGTCCGAGGAGTTCCTCGCCCCGGCCGCGGCCGGCGAGGACACCTTCGTGGACTGCCCGTCCTGCGACTACGCGGCGAACACCGAGGCCGTCACGTTCAAGCCGGCCGAGCCCGCCGCGGACCCCGCCGGCCACCCGGCCATGGAGGACCTGGACACCCCCGACACCCCCACCATCGAGACGCTGGCCGCGCACCTCGGCGTGCCGGCCTCGGCCACCCTGAAGAACCTGCTGGTCAAGGTGGACGGCGAGATCGTCGCCGTGGGCGTGCCCGGCGACCGCGAGGTCGACCTCGGCAAGCTCGGCGAGCACCTGGCGCCCGCCGTCGTCGACCTGGTCACCGCCGAGGACTTCGAGGGCCGGCCCGACCTGGTGCGCGGCTACGTCGGCCCGCAGGGCCTGGACAAGGTCCGCTACATCGCCGACCCGCGGGTCGCGCGCGGCACGTCCTGGATCACCGGTGCCAACAAGCCCGACACCCACGTCAGGAACGTCGTCTGCGGCCGTGACTTCGAGGTCGACGACTACCTGGACGTGGTCGTCGTCGAGGCCGGCGACCCCTGCCCGGCCTGCGGCACAGGGCTGAAGCTGGACCGCGCCATCGAGATCGGCCACGTCTTCCAGCTCGGCCGCAAGTACGCGGACGCCTTCCAGCTCGACGTGCTCGGGCAGAACGGCAAGCCCGTGCGGGTCACCATGGGCTCCTACGGCCTCGGGATCACCCGGGCGGTGGCGGCACTGGCCGAGCAGACGGCCGACGAGCAGGGCCTGTGCTGGCCCCGCGAGGTGGCGCCCGCCGACGTGCACGTCGTGGCCGCCGGCAAGGCCCTCCAGACGGAGCTGGCGCTCTCCCTCGCGGAGCAGCTCGGCGAGGCCGGGGTCCGCGTCCTGGTGGACGACCGCGCGGGCGTCTCACCCGGCGTGAAGTTCACCGACGCGGAGCTGATCGGCGTACCCACCATCGTGGTCGCCGGCCGGCGGGCCGGGGAGGGCGTGGTCGAGGTCAAGGACCGCAGGACGGGGGAGCGCGAGGAACTGCCGGTCGCCGAGGCGATCAGCCGGCTCACGGCGGTGTGAGGCGGACGCCTGCCTGACGACGGCTCGGCCGCGGGGAACGGTGGCGGCGAGGCCGCAGGGAACGGCGGAGGTAGAGGGGCGGAGGGGCGCCTCAAAGTACCGCCCCTCCAAATCCGCCGCCGCGGCGCGCAACCAAACACAAGCTGACCGGCGGTGCCGATCCCACCGCAGGTGATGGCTGCCCCAGACTCGGAGAGGCGGACAACGGGCCCGTCACCCCAGCGAGGAGGCCCGCCGCAGGCGAGGGGGCTCGCCGCCCAGGCGAAAGGGGCGCCCACAAACATCCGCCTACAACCACGTCGCGAACTCGAAGAGCAGCTCCGCGTCCTGGACACGCCCCACGCGCAGTGCCCGCACCGCCGACTCCACGGTGCGAAAGAGCGTCCACGCGCCCAACCGCTCCCGTTCCACCTCCAGGGACTCCGCGAGCCGCTTCACCCGGCGCCGGGTGATCGCGGGGCCGGACGGCGAGGCGATCACGTCCTCCACCCGGTCCCGCACCAGCCGCGCCACATCGAAGGCGCACTCGCCGACCACCGGATCGGGTCCGACGGCGAGCCACGGCATCCGCTCGCCCGCGAGCACCTTGCTCTGCCGGAACGCGCCGTGCAGCAGCCGTGCCTCGGGCGGCGCCGCCAGCAACTCGTCCCGGGCCCTGAGCGCCGCCTCCGCGAGGGCGGTCACCTCGGGATCGCCGGACGCCTCGGCGCCCTCCCGCACCGCCTCCGCCTGCCGCCGCGTCCGCGCGCCGACCGTCTCGAACGCGCCCTCGCCGGGCGGCTCGACCCAGAGCCGCCGCAGCGTCCCCGCGGCCTCCAGCATCGACCTGGCCTCCGGCAGCGACCGCACGGGGACATCCGGCCGCAGCCGTTCCAGCAGCAGCGCACCGTCGTCTTCCAGGCCGTCGAGCAACCGGACCGCGCCGCGCCCCGCCCAGTGCGCCAGCGCAGCACGCTCCCGGTCCGGGCGCGCATGCGGCGGTGCCAGCTTCAGCACCGCGGGGCCACCGTCCGCGCGGAGCACCAGGAGGACCAGGCTGCTGCCGCCTCCGGGGGCGTGCACCCGTTCCACGGCCAGTGCCCACCGGGCCACCGCGGACGCGACGAGGTCCGGCAGCACGGCGAGCCAGTCGGCAGCCGGGGCGCCCGCGCCCGGCTCGGTCCCGTCCCGCCGCGCCTCGTCGAGCGCGCGCACCAGTCGCTGCGGCGGTTCGAAGGCCATGTGCGAGCCGTCCCTCTCCGTACGCCGCTCCCTAGGGGCGCCGAGCGGCCGGCGCGCCCTGCGCCGCCGGTGCTCCGGCCTCCGCGGCACGCTCGGCGAGCCCGGGGAAGGGCACGCTGGAGCCACGCCACCTGGCCGCGCGCACCGCGGCGTCCCGGAGCGCGTCCGCCGCCGTGCGCCGGCGGGTCCCGCTGCCGGCGCGCACCAGGTCGGCGTAGGCCCCGGCGACCCGGTCCTCCAGCTGGGCGGCGAGCCGGACGGCGGCCGCCGCGTCGGTCACCTGGAACGGCAGCGCGTACCCGGCCGCCGCGGCGTGCGGCGTGCCGCCCAGGTCGCGCACCGCCCGTGCCAGGTCGTCACGGCGCGCCCGGTGGGCGTCGAACGCGGCGCGCGCGTCGCCCTTGCGGTCCGCGGCGATCCGCGCGCCCACCACCCCGTAGCCGTACACGGCGGCGTGCTCCGCGGCCAGCGCGGCCTGCACCGCCGCCACCTCGCCGGAGCGCGCCGGCGGGTCCTCGGCGTCCTTCGCCCCCTCGTCCCGCGCCTGAGCGCCACCGCCGCCCGTGTTCCGCACGGCATCCCGCAGTCCCTGGCTCATCCCTCGCCCTCCGTCAGCAGATACGCGTGCGCCGCCCCCGCGGCGGCCACCGAGGCCAGCAGCCGCGCGAACTCGCCGGGCAGGCCCCCCAGCGCCGCCATCCGCCGGTCCGCGAGGGCCCGTTCGGTGGTGGCGAGCCCTGTCAGCGCGTCCTTCTCGCCCGCCGGTGCGTCCGCGGGCGCCGTACCGGCCACCGCGCCCGTCCCGGGGCCCGGGGCCGCCCCGGACGGGCCCGGGGAGGCCGCCGCATGGGCGCCGCGGCCCGCCCGGGACCCCGGCGCCGGCGCGGGGCTCCCGCCGAACGCGGCCACGTGCCGTACCGCCTCCGCGCGCAGCGGGGTCAGCCGGGAGCTCAGGGACGGATGTGCCGCGAGCACCGCGTCGTACCGTCCGACGAGGTCCGAACTCTCGCGCGCCGCGCGGGCGCGCGCCTTCTCGGTGGCCGAACGCTCCCGGGCCGCGCGCTCCGGCCCGTCGTCGGTGCACCCGGCGGTCAGCACGGCGCCGGCGGCCGCGCCCGAGGCGCCGAGGAGGAACGTTCGTCTGTGCGGCCTGCCCAGGACGGCGGGCGGCAGGGGGGTGCGGGACACGGCACACGTCCTCTGGGGGGGGGTCGGGTCTCGCACGAGCGGCGAGGCGAGGGCGGATGCGATCACCGTACCCGCGCACCGCCCGCCCGCCCCTCATCGGCTCGGCTCCGCCCGCCCCCAGGCGCGCCACGGGGCGCATCCCCAGCCGGGCCGGGATCCCCCCACTGCTCCCAGCCCACCCACGCGCGCGTCAGCGGGCCTTTACCAGGCCAGAAGCCGCCCCGGACCCGGTGGACGGCACCACCCCTACGGACCGGATACGCTTTGACTCGACGCCACTCATTCCCCCATGCCCCTATGTCCCCTATCAACCGTTCTCCCACAACAGCACACGCGGCCGAGGAGTCACCCGGATGAGCACCACCCAGAGCGAGAGGCTGCGGGAACTGCTGGAGCCGCTGATCGGCTCCAGGGACCTGGACCTCGAAGAGATCACCGTGACCCCGGCCGGCAGGCGGCGTGTGCTCCGTGTCGTGGTGGACTCCGACTCCGGCGTGGAGCTCGACACCTGCGCCGAGCTGAGCAGGGAGATCTCCGGGAAGCTCGACGCCACCGACGCCATGGGCGAGAGCGAGTACGTCCTTGAGGTGACGTCCCCGGGCACCGACCGGCCCCTCACCGAGCACCGCCACTACGTGCGCGCGCTGGACCGGCTGGTCAGGTTCCATCTGACGCCCGAGGCGGCGTCCGGCGCCGGCACGGGGGAGCTGACCGCGAGGATCACCAAGGTCGACGACGAGGGCGTCGACGTAGAGGTGCCCGGCGTGAAGGGCCGCAAGCCCACCGCCCGCAGGCTCTCCTTCGGGGACATCGCCAAGGCGCGCGTGGAGATCGAGTTCAACCGCCGGAGCGGGGGCTCCCCGAGCGGCCCGGGCGGCACCGGCGACACGGACGCCGACGACACGAAGAACGCAGAGGAGGCGTAGCCGTGGACATCGACATGAGTGCCCTTCGGGGCTTGGTCAGGGAGAAGGAGATCTCCTTCGACCTGCTGGTCGAGGCGATCGAGTCGGCCCTCCTCATCGCCTACCACCGCACGGAGGGGAGCCACCGCCGCGCGCGCGTGGAACTCGACCGCAACAGCGGCCATGTGACGGTCTGGGCGCAGGAGACCGCAGAGGACATCGCGGACCTCGAGGACCTGGCGGAGGGCCAGGAGCCGCGCGAGTTCGACGACACCCCGAGCGGTTTCGGCCGGATCGCCGCGACCACCGCCAAGCAGGTCATCCTGCAACGCCTGCGGGACGCCGAGGACGACGCGACCCTCGGCGAGTACGCGGGCCGCGAGGGCGACATCGTGATGGGCGTGGTCCAGCAGGGCCGCGACCCGAAGAACGTCCTCGTGGACATCGGCAGGCTGGAGGCGATCCTGCCGGTCCAGGAGCAGGTGCCGGGCGAGACCTACCCGCACGGCATGCGGCTGCGCTCGTACGTGGTCCGGGTGGCCAAGGGCGTCAGGGGCCCCTCCGTGACGCTCTCGCGCACCCACCCCAACCTGGTGAAGAAGCTGTTCTCGCTGGAGGTCCCGGAGATCGCCGACGGTTCCGTCGAGATCGCCGCGATCGCCCGCGAGGCCGGCCACCGCACCAAGATCGCGGTGCGCTCGGTCCGCTCCGGGCTGAACGCCAAGGGCGCCTGCATCGGGCCCATGGGCGGCCGTGTCCGCAACGTGATGGGCGAGCTGAACGGCGAGAAGATCGACATCGTGGACTGGTCCGAGGACCCGGCGGAGATGGTCGCCAACGCCCTCTCGCCGGCCCGGGTCTCCAAGGTCGAGGTCGTCGACCTCGCGGCCCGCTCGGCCCGAGTCACCGTCCCCGACTACCAGTTGTCCCTGGCGATCGGCAAGGAGGGCCAGAACGCCCGCCTGGCCGCCCGCCTGACCGGCTGGCGGATCGACATCCGCCCGGACACCGAGCAGACGGGCCCGGCGGAGCAGGAACGGTCGGGCCCGGCCGGCGGACCCTCCCGCACGGCCTGAAGGCGTTCCCGCTGCCTTGAGGGCGCGGGAGGCCCCCGGGAGGTACCCCGAGAGGCTGCCTGAAAGGCCCCTACTGCCTCGAAAGCGTTGGAGTGCCCCTGGAGTGCCCCCTGGGGGCACCCCCACGTGTCCGGGACCCCAGAGGACCCCGGGACCACGCCTGACCTGTGCCCTGCGGGGTACTGTCGGGTAGTGGGACGGTCACCGTCCGGATCGGGACATTGTTCCGCGGTGATCAGGACGACTGGTGTTCGAATGCTGCCCCGATCGGGTGAGGTCGGCGTGGGGAGGTAGACTTAACGGTGTCTGGCCGGACGCATGTCCGTGTATGCCCTGAGCGCACCTGTGTGGGCTGCCGGGAGCGGGCGGCCAAGCATGATCTGTTGCGGATCGTGAGGGTGGAGGACGCGTGCGTCCCCGATCTTCGCGGTACGCTGCCCGGCCGGGGTGCATATGTGCACCCCGTCCTGGTCTGTCTGAACCTGGCAGAGCGCCGTCGGGCGTTCACCCGGGCATTCCGTGCCCGGGGGCAGCTCGACACCGGTGCGCTGCGCCGGGCCGTCGACGACAGCCCCTGAAAGCAGGAGCACCCGTAAGAGGAGCCGTACGGATCCGCCGTGCGGCCCTGGTACCTCGCGAGTTGGAAGTAGGTCGAGATTGCGATGAGCACTCGATGAGTACGCGATGAGTACGCCCATGAAGTAGCGACGGTCCGGCGGTAACCCGGACCTAAAAGGAGCGAAGTGGCTAAGGTCCGGGTATACGAACTCGCCAAGGAGTTCGGTGTAGAGAGCAAGGTCGTCATGGCCAAGCTCCAGGAACTCGGTGAATTCGTCCGTTCGGCGTCCTCGACGATCGAGGCGCCCGTAGTACGCAAGCTGACAGACGCCTTCCAGCAGGGCGGCGGCAACGGAAACGGCTCCGGTCGTTCCTCCGCCAAGCCCGGAGCACCCAGGAAGGCGGCCCCCAAGCCCGGAGCGCCCGCACCGGCCCGGCCGCAGGCGGCCCGTCCGGCCGCCCCGAAGCCCGCGCCGCGTCCCGCGGCGGAGCAGCCCCCCGCGGCACCGGAGCGTCCCGCGGCGGCCCCCGCACCGGGTCCCAGGCCCACGCCGGGTCCCCGGCCGGCCCCGAAGCCGGCGCCCGCGGCCCCCGCGGCACCGGAGTTCACCGCCCCGCCGGCAGCCGCGTCCGGGCCCGCCCCGGCCGCGCCCAGCGGTCCGCGGTCCGGCGGCGCGGCGCGCCCCGGCGCCCCGAAGCCCGGTGGCGGCCGGCCGGCCGCACCCGGCCAGGGCCGCGGCGGCCAGGCCCGTCCCGGCGCCCCCTCCCCGCGTCCCGGTGGCCGCGGATCCGGCCCGCGCCCGGGCAACAACCCCTTCACCTCCGGTGGTTCCACCGGCATGGCGCGCCCGCAGGCGCCCCGGCCCGGTGGCGCGCCGCGTCCCGGCGGAGCCGGTGCGCCCGGCGGCCCGCGCCCGCAGGGTGCCGGCCAGGGCGGTGCCCGTCCCGGTCCCGGCGGCCCCCGGCCGACCCCGGGCGGCATGCCCCGCCCGCAGGCCCCGCGTCCCGGTGGCGGCCCCGGTGGCAACCGCCCGAACCCGGGCATGATGCCGCAGCGCCCGGCCGCGGGTCAGCGTCCCGGTGGCGGCGGCCCCGGCGGCCGCGGTCCCGGCGGTGGCGGCGGCGGTCGTCCCGGCGGTGGCGGCGGTGGCCGTCCCGGTGGCGGCGGCTTCGCAGGCCGTCCCGGTGGCGGTGGCGGCGGCGGTCGTCCCGGTACCGGCTTCGCAGGTCGCCCCGGTGGCGGCGGCGGTGGCGGCGGTTTCGGCGGTGGCGGCGGTGGCCGTCCCGGCTTCGGCGGCCGTCCCGGCGGTCCCGGTGGCCGTGGTGGCACGCAGGGCGCCTTCGGCCGTCCCGGCGGTCCCGCGCGTCGCGGCCGCAAGTCGAAGCGGCAGAGGCGCCAGGAGTACGAGGCCATGCAGGCCCCGTCCGTCGGCGGTGTGATGCTGCCCCGCGGCGGCGGCGAGACCATTCGCCTGTCGCGCGGTGCGTCGCTCACCGACTTCGCGGAGAAGATCAACGCCAACCCGGCGTCGCTCGTCGCGGTCATGATGAACCTCGGCGAGATGGTCACCGCGACCCAGTCGGTCACCGACGAGACGCTCCACCTGCTCGCCGACGAGATGAACTACACCGTCCAGATCGTCAGCCCCGAGGAGGAGGACCGCGAGCTGCTCGAGTCCTTCGACCTGGAGTTCGGCGAGGACGAGGGCGGCGAGGAGAACCTGGTCGCACGCCCGCCGGTGGTCACCGTCATGGGTCACGTCGACCACGGCAAGACCCGCCTCCTCGACGCCATCCGCAAGACGAACGTCATCGCGGGCGAGGCGGGCGGCATCACCCAGCACATCGGTGCCTACCAGGTCGCCACCGAGGTCAACGGCGACGACCGGCGGATCACGTTCATCGACACCCCGGGTCACGAGGCGTTCACCGCCATGCGTGCCCGCGGTGCCAAGTCGACCGACATCGCCATCCTGGTGGTCGCGGCCAACGACGGCGTGATGCCCCAGACGATCGAGGCGCTGAACCACGCCAAGGCGGCCGACGTGCCGATCGTGGTCGCGGTCAACAAGATCGACGTCGAGGGCGCCGACCCCACCAAGGTCCGCGGTCAGCTGACCGAGTACGGCCTGGTGGCCGAGGAGTACGGCGGCGACACCATGTTCGTCGACATCTCCGCCAAGCAGGGCCTGAACATCGACAGCCTCCTGGAGGCCGTCGTCCTCACCGCCGATGCCGCGCTCGACCTGCGCGCCAACCCCGAGCAGGACGCCCAGGGCATCGCGATCGAGGCGCACCTGGACAAGGGCCGCGGCGCCACCGCGACCGTCCTCGTGCAGCGCGGCACCCTGCGGGTCGGCGAGACCATGGTCGTGGGCGACGCCTACGGCCGGGTCCGCGCCATGCTCGACGACCTCGGCAACAACGTCGAGGTGGCGGGTCCGTCCATGCCGGTCCAGGTCCTCGGCCTGACCAACGTCCCCGGCGCCGGCGACAACTTCATCGTCGTCGACGAGGACCGCACGGCCCGTCAGATCGCCGAGAAGCGCGCCGCCCGCGAGCGGAACGCCGCGTTCGCCAAGCGCACCCGCAGGGTCTCCCTGGAGGACCTGGACAAGGTGCTCAAGGCAGGCGAGGTGCAGCAGCTCAACCTCATCATCAAGGGCGACGCCTCCGGTTCCGTCGAGGCCCTGGAGTCCTCGCTGGTCCAGCTCGACGTCGGCGAGGAGGTCGACATCCGCGTCCTGCACCGCGGTGTGGGTGCGGTCACCGAGTCGGACATCGACCTGGCCATGGGCTCCGACGCCATCGTCATCGGCTTCAACGTCCGCGCCGCCGGGCGCGCGACGCAGATGGCCGAGCGCGAAGGCGTGGACGTCCGGTACTACTCGGTCATCTACCAGGCGATCGAGGAGATCGAGGCGGCCCTGAAGGGCATGCTCAAGCCCGAGTACGAAGAGGCGGAGCTGGGCACCGCGGAGATCCGCGAGATCTTCCGCTCGTCCAAGCTGGGCAACATCGCCGGTGTGCTCATCCGCTCGGGCGAGGTGCGGCGGAACACCAAGGCCCGGGTGCTGCGGGACGGCAAGGTCGTCGCGGAGAACCTCAACATCGAGGGTCTGCGCCGCTTCAAGGACGACGTCACCGAGATCCGCGAAGGCTTCGAGGGCGGTATCAACCTCGGAAACTTCAACGACATCAAGATCGACGACGTCATCGCCACCTACGAGATGCGCGAGAAGCCGCGCGTCTGACAGCGGCGGCACCGGGGCCGGTCGACGGGCGGAATTCCCGTCGATCGGCCCCGGCCGTGCCGTGTACGGTGCTGATGTTCCCGCCAGGCCGTTGGCGGGAGTGACGATCCCGTACCGGCGGGACATCCGGACATACACATGTTTGTGGGGACTCTCTCCTTCGACCTGCTCCTGGGCGACGTGCGGTCGCTGAAGGAGAAGCGCTCCGTCGTCCGCCCGATCATCGCCGAACTGCAGCGCAAGTACGCGGTGAGCGTGGCCGAGGTCGACCACATGGACCTGCACCGCAGAGCGGTGATCGGCCTTGCGGTCGTCTCGGGGGACGCCGGACACATCACGGACGTACTGGACCGCTGCGAGCGACTGGTCGCCGCCCGGCCCGAGGTGGAGCTGCTCTCCACCAGACGGCGCTTCCACGGCGACGAGGACTGACCACCGGCCGGAAGGCCCCGCCGCGCACGGCGGGCGCCGGGCCCCGCGCACAGCAGACAACGAGGAAAGAGAAAAGGGAGACGGACCAGTGGCCGACAACGCGCGAGCGAAAAGGCTGGCGGACCTCATCCGGGAGGTGGTGGCCCAGAAGCTGCAGCGCGGGATCAAGGACCCGCGGCTCGGTTCGCACGTCACCATCACGGACACCCGGGTCACCGGCGACCTCAGGGAGGCGACCGTCTTCTACACCGTCTACGGCGACGACGAGGACCGCGCGGCCGCCGCGGCGGGCCTGGAGAGCGCCAAGGGCGTGCTGCGCTCCGAGGTCGGCAAGGCCGCGGGCGTGAAGTTCACCCCCACCCTGGCCTTCGTCGCCGACGCGCTCCCGGACAACGCCCGCACCATCGAGGACCTCCTCGACAAGGCGCGTGCGGCCGACGCCCGGGTGCGCGAGGTCTCCGCGGGTGCCAGGTACGCGGGCGAGTCCGACCCGTACCGCAAGCCCTCCGACGACGAGGAAGAAGGCGGCGCGGAGGCCGCGGGCGACGGCACCGCCGCGTCCCACGCCAGGCCGAGGGGCGACGCCCCGGAATGAGCCGTACGCACCCCGTGCCCGACGGCCTCGTCATCGTCGACAAGCCGTCGGGCTTCACCTCGCACGACGTGGTGGCCAAGATGCGCGGCATCGCCGGCACCCGCCGCGTCGGCCACGCCGGCACGCTCGACCCGATGGCCACCGGTGTGCTCGTGCTCGGCGTGCAGCGGGCGACCAAGCTCCTCGGCCACCTCGCCCTCACCGAGAAGGAGTACCTGGGCACCATCAGGCTCGGCCAGGACACCGTCACGGACGACGCGGAGGGCGAGGTCACCGCGGCCACCGACCCGACCGGCCTGCCCCAGGACGCCATCGACGACAGGATCGCCGAGCTGACCGGCGACATCATGCAGGTCCCGCCGCGCGTCAGCGCCATCAAGGTGGACGGCAAGAGGTCGTACAAGCGGGCTCGCGAGGGCGAGGACTTCGACCTGCCGCCCCGGCCCGTCACCGTCTACTCCTTCGCCCTGCACGACCGCAGGGAGACGACCACCGAGGACGGCGCACCCGTGCTCGACCTGCTGGTCTCCGTGGTCTGCTCGTCCGGCACCTACATCAGGTCCCTGGCCCGCGACCTCGGCGCGGCGCTCGGCGTCGGAGGCCACCTCGCCGCCCTGCGCCGTACCCGCGTGGGCCCCTACGGTCTCGAGGCGGCCCGCACGCTCGACCAGCACCAGCAGGACCTGACCGTGCTGCCGATCGCCGACGCCGCCGCGGAGGCGTTCCCCCGCTGGGACGT
The nucleotide sequence above comes from Streptomyces sp. TS71-3. Encoded proteins:
- the nusA gene encoding transcription termination factor NusA, translating into MDIDMSALRGLVREKEISFDLLVEAIESALLIAYHRTEGSHRRARVELDRNSGHVTVWAQETAEDIADLEDLAEGQEPREFDDTPSGFGRIAATTAKQVILQRLRDAEDDATLGEYAGREGDIVMGVVQQGRDPKNVLVDIGRLEAILPVQEQVPGETYPHGMRLRSYVVRVAKGVRGPSVTLSRTHPNLVKKLFSLEVPEIADGSVEIAAIAREAGHRTKIAVRSVRSGLNAKGACIGPMGGRVRNVMGELNGEKIDIVDWSEDPAEMVANALSPARVSKVEVVDLAARSARVTVPDYQLSLAIGKEGQNARLAARLTGWRIDIRPDTEQTGPAEQERSGPAGGPSRTA
- a CDS encoding YlxR family protein; translation: MSGRTHVRVCPERTCVGCRERAAKHDLLRIVRVEDACVPDLRGTLPGRGAYVHPVLVCLNLAERRRAFTRAFRARGQLDTGALRRAVDDSP
- the rimP gene encoding ribosome maturation factor RimP, with protein sequence MSTTQSERLRELLEPLIGSRDLDLEEITVTPAGRRRVLRVVVDSDSGVELDTCAELSREISGKLDATDAMGESEYVLEVTSPGTDRPLTEHRHYVRALDRLVRFHLTPEAASGAGTGELTARITKVDDEGVDVEVPGVKGRKPTARRLSFGDIAKARVEIEFNRRSGGSPSGPGGTGDTDADDTKNAEEA
- a CDS encoding GNAT family N-acetyltransferase, yielding MLRIPGRSPHAPDDDVVIAPLDLAAHVDDALAVQAHAFGLSDDEISVRRQIVLRHITYPGARSLGATRTDGRLVGFVYGMPNDRAHWWSTVVAPYLRSEGQDGWLDNSFVITELHVLPAYQNRGIGRALITTLTDSAEQPRSILSAIDTESPARGLYRSLGYVDLARRVHFPSAPRPYAVMGAPLPLCR
- a CDS encoding proline--tRNA ligase, whose product is MAQVQRMSRLMIKTLRDDPADAETLNHKLLVRAGYVRRTSAGIWSWLPLGMTVLENISRIVREEMDAIGAQEVLLPALLPKEPYEATGRWEEYGDLLFRLKDRRGGDYLLGPTHEEIFTQIVKDQCTSYKDLPVMIYQVQTKYRDEARPRSGVLRGREFLMKDSYSFDTTDEGLAESYALHRAAYRKIFDRLGFDYRIVSAVSGAMGGSASEEFLAPAAAGEDTFVDCPSCDYAANTEAVTFKPAEPAADPAGHPAMEDLDTPDTPTIETLAAHLGVPASATLKNLLVKVDGEIVAVGVPGDREVDLGKLGEHLAPAVVDLVTAEDFEGRPDLVRGYVGPQGLDKVRYIADPRVARGTSWITGANKPDTHVRNVVCGRDFEVDDYLDVVVVEAGDPCPACGTGLKLDRAIEIGHVFQLGRKYADAFQLDVLGQNGKPVRVTMGSYGLGITRAVAALAEQTADEQGLCWPREVAPADVHVVAAGKALQTELALSLAEQLGEAGVRVLVDDRAGVSPGVKFTDAELIGVPTIVVAGRRAGEGVVEVKDRRTGEREELPVAEAISRLTAV
- a CDS encoding ferritin-like domain-containing protein, encoding MSQGLRDAVRNTGGGGAQARDEGAKDAEDPPARSGEVAAVQAALAAEHAAVYGYGVVGARIAADRKGDARAAFDAHRARRDDLARAVRDLGGTPHAAAAGYALPFQVTDAAAAVRLAAQLEDRVAGAYADLVRAGSGTRRRTAADALRDAAVRAARWRGSSVPFPGLAERAAEAGAPAAQGAPAARRP
- the infB gene encoding translation initiation factor IF-2, which produces MAKVRVYELAKEFGVESKVVMAKLQELGEFVRSASSTIEAPVVRKLTDAFQQGGGNGNGSGRSSAKPGAPRKAAPKPGAPAPARPQAARPAAPKPAPRPAAEQPPAAPERPAAAPAPGPRPTPGPRPAPKPAPAAPAAPEFTAPPAAASGPAPAAPSGPRSGGAARPGAPKPGGGRPAAPGQGRGGQARPGAPSPRPGGRGSGPRPGNNPFTSGGSTGMARPQAPRPGGAPRPGGAGAPGGPRPQGAGQGGARPGPGGPRPTPGGMPRPQAPRPGGGPGGNRPNPGMMPQRPAAGQRPGGGGPGGRGPGGGGGGRPGGGGGGRPGGGGFAGRPGGGGGGGRPGTGFAGRPGGGGGGGGFGGGGGGRPGFGGRPGGPGGRGGTQGAFGRPGGPARRGRKSKRQRRQEYEAMQAPSVGGVMLPRGGGETIRLSRGASLTDFAEKINANPASLVAVMMNLGEMVTATQSVTDETLHLLADEMNYTVQIVSPEEEDRELLESFDLEFGEDEGGEENLVARPPVVTVMGHVDHGKTRLLDAIRKTNVIAGEAGGITQHIGAYQVATEVNGDDRRITFIDTPGHEAFTAMRARGAKSTDIAILVVAANDGVMPQTIEALNHAKAADVPIVVAVNKIDVEGADPTKVRGQLTEYGLVAEEYGGDTMFVDISAKQGLNIDSLLEAVVLTADAALDLRANPEQDAQGIAIEAHLDKGRGATATVLVQRGTLRVGETMVVGDAYGRVRAMLDDLGNNVEVAGPSMPVQVLGLTNVPGAGDNFIVVDEDRTARQIAEKRAARERNAAFAKRTRRVSLEDLDKVLKAGEVQQLNLIIKGDASGSVEALESSLVQLDVGEEVDIRVLHRGVGAVTESDIDLAMGSDAIVIGFNVRAAGRATQMAEREGVDVRYYSVIYQAIEEIEAALKGMLKPEYEEAELGTAEIREIFRSSKLGNIAGVLIRSGEVRRNTKARVLRDGKVVAENLNIEGLRRFKDDVTEIREGFEGGINLGNFNDIKIDDVIATYEMREKPRV
- a CDS encoding DUF503 domain-containing protein, with the translated sequence MFVGTLSFDLLLGDVRSLKEKRSVVRPIIAELQRKYAVSVAEVDHMDLHRRAVIGLAVVSGDAGHITDVLDRCERLVAARPEVELLSTRRRFHGDED
- a CDS encoding aminoglycoside phosphotransferase family protein, whose product is MAFEPPQRLVRALDEARRDGTEPGAGAPAADWLAVLPDLVASAVARWALAVERVHAPGGGSSLVLLVLRADGGPAVLKLAPPHARPDRERAALAHWAGRGAVRLLDGLEDDGALLLERLRPDVPVRSLPEARSMLEAAGTLRRLWVEPPGEGAFETVGARTRRQAEAVREGAEASGDPEVTALAEAALRARDELLAAPPEARLLHGAFRQSKVLAGERMPWLAVGPDPVVGECAFDVARLVRDRVEDVIASPSGPAITRRRVKRLAESLEVERERLGAWTLFRTVESAVRALRVGRVQDAELLFEFATWL